A single window of Rana temporaria chromosome 1, aRanTem1.1, whole genome shotgun sequence DNA harbors:
- the LOC120924734 gene encoding E3 ubiquitin/ISG15 ligase TRIM25-like, whose protein sequence is MASADLRKELECSVCLNIYTDPVTLKCGHNFCRDCIGRVWDTQEGSGGYSCPECREEFQDRPALHRNITLRNIVENFLSTHPDQEESRVFCTYCIHTPVPAVISCLHCEASLCDNHLRVHSKSPEHVLCDPTTTSLENRKCSVHKKILEYYCTEDSSCICMSCGFIGEHRGHQVETLDEASEMKKKKLRNVLQKLMTEREEMEKRVQSLEEHRRKVQGKADDETERVTVLFRDLRRRLEDLEKRVLREISGQAERISVFINDLLQDLEIKKEELSRKMGDIEELCNMTDPLTVLQESDTGDLCDTEDDEEDRERRDNLLHDGGDLDVAGISHTLHTGLSDIMSGGNVEKCTGTHVYPHSTTGGEGHTNAEPFRPHPQLSPTIQHSHPQPSPTIQPSRPHPQPSPTIQPFRPHPQTSPTIQPSRPHPQPSPTIQHSHLQAGGPNIGAVQQTSGVSGVTDILLDVRTAGNFLHISDDRKTASSSLSHQNRPETPERFEYCQVMSSQRFSSGRHYWEVDVGGSLFWRVGMCYPSIDRRGDQSLIGYNKKSWCLERGLWGNQYSVTHDSNKIPLPGVVSSKRVGIDLDYEAGRISFYDLCDPIRHLHTFTTTFTEPLHAGVWVWVGGGCIKICGGNEK, encoded by the coding sequence atggcgtctgctgatctgaggaaggagctggaatgttccgtctgtctgaacatttatacAGATCCTGTGACCCTGAAATGTGGTCACAACTTCTGCCGGGACTGTATTGGTCGTGTGTGggatacacaggaggggtctggaggttattcctgtcctgaatgtaGAGAAGAGTTCCAGGATCGGCCTGCACTGCACAGGAACATAACACTACGTAACATAGTGGAGAATTTCCTGTCCACCCATCCAGATCAGGAGGAGTCCAGGGTCTTCTGTACTTACTGTATTCACACTCCTGTACCTGCTGTCATATCCTGTCTGCATTGTGAAGCTTCTCTGTGTGACAATCACCTGAGAGTCCACAGCAAGTCACCAGAACACGTCTTATGTGACCCCACCACCACTTCCCTGGAGAACAggaaatgctccgtccataagaagatcctggagtattactgcactgaggactcCTCCTGTATCTGTATGTCCTGCGGGTTCATTGGAGAACATCGGGGACACCAGGTGGAGACTCTGGATGAGGCCTctgagatgaagaagaagaaactgaggaatgttctgcagaaactaatgacagagagagaggagatggaGAAAAGAGTCCAGAGTCTGGAGGAGCACAGGAGGAAAGTACAAGGAAAAGCAGATGATGAAACAGAGAGAGTCACTGTCCTGTTCAGAGACCTCAGGAGACGTCTGGAAGACCTGGAGAAGAGAGTCCTGAGGGAGATCTCCGGGCAGGCAGAGCGGATCTCCGTGTTTATCAATGATCTGCTCCAGgatctggaaataaagaaggaggagctgtccaggaagatgggggacattgaggagctgtgtaacatgacggaCCCACTGACTGTCCTccaggaatcagacacaggtgacttgtgtgatactgaggatgatgaggaggacagagagagacgtgATAacctcctccatgatggaggggatctggatgtGGCGGGGAtctcacacacattacacacaggttTATCTGATATCATGTCTGGGGGAAATGTAGAGAAATGTACAGGTACACATGTCTATCCACACTCTACTACAGGGGGCGAAGGTCACACCAATGCTGAACCATTCAGGCCACACCCACAACTCTCCCCCACCATACAACACTCACACCCCCAACCCTCCCCCACCATACAACCATCCAGGCCACACCCCCAGCCCTCCCCCACCATACAACCATtcaggccacacccccaaacctcccccaccatacaaccatccaggccacacccccaaccCTCCCCCACCATACAACACTCACACCTCCAGGCTGGAGGACCAAATATTGGGGCTGTACAGCAAACATCGGGGGTGTCGGGGGTTacagacatattactggatgtgaGGACAGCTGGTAATTTTCTCCATATATcagatgacaggaaaactgcatcaTCCTCATTATCACATCAGAATCGCCCAGAAACACCAGAGAGATTTGAGTATTGTCAGGTGATGAGCAGTCAGAGGTTCTCctcagggagacattactgggaagtggatgtcgGGGGGTCATTGTTCTGGAGAGTCGggatgtgttaccccagtatagacaggagaggagatcagtCACTGATTGGATATAATAAGAAGTCCTGGTGTTTGGAGAGGGGGTTGTGGGGTAATCAGTACTCAGTGACACATGACAGTAATAAGATCCCATTACCCGGCGTTGTCTCCAGTAAGAGAGTCGGGATAgatctggattatgaggccggacggatctccttttatgatctgtgtgacccgatccgacatctccacaccttcaccaccaccttcactgagcccctccatgctgggGTATGGGTATGGGTAGGGGGAGGTTGTATAAAGATATGTGGGGGGAATGAGAAGTGA